The Streptomyces sp. SS1-1 genome has a segment encoding these proteins:
- a CDS encoding TetR/AcrR family transcriptional regulator yields the protein MSPKRPYVSPLRAEGAARTRELILSRATELFAERGYGRVAVADIASAAGVAPKTVFASVGSKSDILYRIVDQGVTDSGYREAMEGILTLPTPEAVLQALARGTRAGNESQYLVHEAIRKALPVHEDGEALWERATAAYREALRAAARHLHTLEPHPSCPEQETADLLWYWFGPMGWHALVVENGWTWDRAEEFLHRTAVRTLLPVS from the coding sequence ATGTCGCCCAAACGCCCCTATGTGTCCCCGCTGCGCGCCGAGGGCGCGGCCCGCACCCGCGAGCTGATCCTCAGCCGGGCGACGGAGCTGTTCGCCGAGCGCGGCTATGGGCGGGTCGCGGTCGCCGACATCGCGTCGGCCGCCGGGGTCGCCCCGAAGACGGTGTTCGCCAGCGTCGGGAGCAAGAGCGACATCCTGTACCGGATCGTCGACCAGGGAGTGACGGACTCGGGCTACCGCGAGGCCATGGAGGGGATCCTCACCCTGCCGACGCCGGAAGCGGTCCTCCAGGCGCTGGCACGGGGGACGAGGGCCGGCAACGAGAGCCAGTACCTCGTACACGAAGCCATCCGCAAAGCACTCCCCGTCCACGAGGACGGTGAGGCCCTGTGGGAACGGGCCACCGCGGCCTACCGTGAGGCACTGCGCGCCGCCGCACGTCACCTCCACACACTGGAGCCGCATCCCTCCTGCCCGGAGCAGGAGACGGCCGACCTCCTCTGGTACTGGTTCGGGCCCATGGGCTGGCACGCACTGGTCGTGGAGAACGGCTGGACGTGGGACCGGGCCGAGGAATTCCTCCACAGAACCGCCGTACGCACACTCCTCCCCGTCTCGTGA
- a CDS encoding RidA family protein, producing MTVQYVTPKGMLQPVPYHHVAVGTGTKHVHVSGQIARQADGTAVAPGDLAGQVAQALRNTAVGLSGAGATFTDVVRLTFYVTRWSPEKIGDFMGGVEAVADEIGLPLPLPPASLIGVEHLFEPDVLVEVEATALLD from the coding sequence ATGACTGTTCAGTACGTCACGCCGAAGGGCATGCTGCAGCCCGTCCCCTACCACCATGTCGCGGTGGGCACCGGGACGAAGCACGTCCACGTCAGCGGGCAGATCGCGCGCCAGGCCGACGGGACCGCCGTCGCGCCCGGCGATCTGGCCGGGCAGGTCGCCCAGGCGTTGCGCAATACGGCCGTCGGGCTGTCGGGAGCGGGCGCGACCTTCACGGATGTGGTGCGCCTGACGTTCTACGTGACCCGGTGGAGCCCGGAGAAGATCGGTGACTTCATGGGCGGTGTGGAGGCCGTCGCCGACGAGATCGGGCTCCCGCTTCCCCTGCCGCCGGCCTCACTCATCGGGGTGGAGCATCTCTTCGAGCCGGACGTTCTCGTCGAGGTGGAGGCGACCGCGCTGCTGGACTGA
- a CDS encoding winged helix-turn-helix transcriptional regulator, with product MDTDNELRIDAPHRELLDQVLDKWSLGVLNELCERPRRFNELRRAIPQVTQKSLTATLRRLERNGVVEREVVSTRPVAVEYRITPLGKTLRHPVEVLLAWAAQNMPAIERARAVFDGREETRL from the coding sequence TTGGACACCGACAACGAGCTCCGCATCGACGCCCCGCACCGCGAACTGCTGGACCAGGTCCTCGACAAGTGGTCGCTCGGCGTCCTCAACGAACTGTGCGAACGCCCGCGCCGCTTCAACGAACTGCGCCGGGCCATCCCCCAGGTCACGCAGAAGTCCCTGACCGCGACACTCCGGCGGCTGGAACGCAACGGCGTGGTCGAGCGCGAGGTCGTCTCCACCCGGCCCGTCGCGGTCGAGTACCGCATCACGCCGCTCGGCAAGACGCTTCGGCACCCCGTCGAGGTACTGCTGGCCTGGGCCGCGCAGAACATGCCGGCCATCGAACGCGCGCGCGCCGTCTTCGACGGGCGGGAAGAAACGCGCCTCTGA
- a CDS encoding PhzF family phenazine biosynthesis protein, translated as MPRSRSFVQVDVFSTHPYSGNPVAVVLDGTDLSDEQMQRVARWTNLSETTFVLPPTVPEADYRLRIFTPEGELPFAGHPTLGSARAWLEDGGTPRHADHLVQECAAGLVTVRRSEDSLAFAAPPRVRTGELDDDHLKRIVNAFGITREQVVAHQWVDNGPGWAVLRLATAEEVLTLEPDLTLIPDAMVGAIGPWPEGSDHAFELRTFAPGIGVPEDPACGSMNAAVGQWLTSTGAAPSAYRVSQGTRVGRAARIEVTADGDGTVWVSGATVVCVRGTITV; from the coding sequence ATGCCGCGCAGTCGTTCCTTCGTGCAGGTCGACGTGTTCTCCACGCACCCCTACTCCGGCAATCCGGTCGCGGTGGTCCTGGACGGGACGGACCTGAGCGATGAGCAGATGCAACGAGTGGCCCGCTGGACGAACCTGTCCGAGACCACATTCGTCCTGCCGCCCACGGTCCCGGAGGCGGACTACCGGCTGCGCATCTTCACACCCGAGGGCGAGTTGCCGTTCGCCGGGCACCCCACCCTCGGCTCCGCACGCGCCTGGCTCGAGGACGGCGGCACCCCGCGGCACGCCGACCACCTCGTGCAGGAGTGCGCCGCCGGACTGGTCACCGTGCGCCGAAGCGAGGACAGCCTGGCCTTCGCCGCCCCGCCCCGGGTGCGCACCGGCGAGCTCGACGACGACCACCTGAAGCGGATCGTGAACGCGTTCGGCATCACCCGAGAACAGGTCGTGGCCCACCAGTGGGTCGACAACGGGCCCGGCTGGGCCGTGCTCCGACTGGCCACCGCGGAGGAGGTCCTCACCCTCGAACCCGACCTGACCCTGATACCGGACGCCATGGTCGGCGCGATCGGCCCCTGGCCCGAGGGATCAGACCACGCCTTCGAACTGCGTACGTTCGCCCCGGGCATCGGCGTCCCCGAGGATCCCGCGTGCGGCAGCATGAACGCCGCCGTCGGCCAGTGGCTCACCTCCACCGGCGCCGCTCCCTCCGCCTACCGCGTCTCCCAGGGAACGAGGGTGGGCCGGGCCGCGCGCATCGAGGTCACCGCCGACGGCGACGGCACGGTCTGGGTGAGCGGAGCCACCGTCGTCTGCGTCCGCGGCACCATCACCGTCTGA